CCACCAAATATTGCCCAAAAAGCGTTCGCCTGATGACGGACCATTTACAAGGCTGTCCTTAGCCATAATGATGTTATTGGCAAATAAAAAGCCTTCGTTTTTGCTTAGTTGATGAAAGCTTACAGCTGGGGCTTGTTGATTGATTATCAAATTATTATAAATCATGCAACTGTGCAGATCAACACTATCAACGGTCGAACTCCAAACCAAAATACCGGCTGCTCCAGTTGTTTTGGTGCCATCGTTTACACTAATACAGTACCGCATGGTGTTATTAGCCCAGTGCGAAGCCCCCTCGTACTGAAACAAACCATACCCCGAACCCTCGTTATTATACGACAAGCAATACTGTATAACCGAGTTAGTGACACCGCCATCAAAGTCGAACCCACCACCATCAGATGCGCCCGCGTGGGTTTTGTTATTGTATGATATACAGTACTGTATGGTTAAATGGCTGCTTTCGTACCCCCATATACCTACAGGGCCGTTACCTAAACGCGGCATATCCCAGCCATTATTGGTGGCTACGCAGTGGTCTATCAGCACCGAATCTGAACCGCCTACCAGAATACCGTTACCGCTGTGGTTAGTAAGATTAGTTGGGTCGCCGGGGTTATTGTCGGCAAGGCAATCCTTTATAACTATGTTTTTTGAGGTTTCGTGGGTGCCTGATATGCTGATACCAGCGCTGCCATTATTCCTCGCAGTTGCTTTTAGCACCTTTACATCCGTGCAGTTATTTACCTCTAAACCAGCCTTTTGGAATCCATCTATCGTTACATCCTCAATCGTGCAGCCCTGGGTGTTTGCCAGCAATATGCCGTCTGTAGTGTTTCCATCGTTGCGGCCTGCGCCTTTCGCGTTAAGGTGGCTAAGTATGGTATAGTTGCTGTTTACCAGTATCGCCTGCCCCTTACCCCCATCAATAGTGGCTTTCCCGCCGCCGTAGCTGGTGATGGTTATTGGCTTGCTTGTAGTGCTGCTTTCATCTGCCGTTAATATGAGCGGGCCTGTAAACACTTGGTTACCTGCTAAATACACCTTTGAACCGGGCTGTAATTTAATGCTATTTAGTTTTTGGATGGTTTTAAATGGTTTATTGCGGGTGCCCGGCTGGGTATCATCGCCGTTGTTGTTGACGTAGTAAGCGCGGCTTGCAAAGGTCATGTGCGTTGTAAAAATGTAAAAGCAAAAAAGTAAAATATGCCGCATATGCTATTTTGTTGAACAAACTTTACCAACCATAACGCCACCTCTCCGTTTTCGTCTTTACAGCTAAAAATATTCTTTTAAATTACAGTTTACACACAAAATTTTGCATTTTTTTGTTCCGGTCGGTCTAAGTAATTTAATATTTTTTTTGATATAAACAAGTAACAAAGGGTATTTTTTTTTGGCGTTGAAAAATAAAGAGTGGCCGATACCACAGATAGCCCGACGACCGCTTGTCGCATTTGCCCTCTTATATTGTCATGATCCGACTACCCGGGGTACCATTATTATTATAGTTTTGTAATAACCAATAGCCACAATGAAAACAGTATTTGACAAAGACACCAGGGACCAGCTTATTAACAGGATAAACCAGCTTAACGAAAACAGCACTCCGCTATGGGGCAAAATGAACATTTATCAGATGCTGAAACATTGTGTTTTGGCCGAAGAGATGTATTTGGGCCATGCCGTATACAAACGTACTTTGCTGGGCCGCGTTTTGGGCAAGTGGGCATTAAAAAACATGCTGAAGGACGAAACGCCCATGGGCCACAACGCGCCTACCAGCCCGCACTTTATAGTAAGCCAAACCACCGGAGATGTTGCCGCCGAAAAGGCCCGGTGGATAGCCCTCACAGAAGCCTACGCCACTTATTCGAACCCGGGGCTGGTACATTGGTTTTTTGGCGACATGACCCGCGAGCAGGTGGGCCAATTTGTATATAAGCATACTGACCACCACCTGCGGCAGTTTAATGTTTAGCCGCCGCTATTTAACAACAAAACTGTAACTGCCCGACCCTGCCTGTATCAACAGCTTATCGTTTTCATAACCTAATACTTTTAGGCCTGTGCGGTTGCTAAGGGTTTTGCCACCCTCGGTTATCCGGCTTTGTTTATTGGCAGGCAGGTATATAACCGCTGTAGTATTATCCGGGATAACCGTATGCATGCTAAAACCTGTGCCCGCCTTTTCCCAACTATTACTGATGATGCCGTAGGGCGATCTGTGGCTCACACTGGCGTATTTAACATCGCCAACCACCTCGGGCCTGATGATGATGCTTTTGAAGGCTAAACCATCCGCCCCGGGCCTTATGCCGCCTAACCCGCTATAAAACCACTCCATTAAGTGGCCCAGCATAAAGTGGTTGTTTGATGATATGCGGTTGCCCTGCCACGATTCTGTTAGTGCGGTGGCCCCCTGCGCCAATTGGTAGCCGTAACCCGGTACGTCGCTGCGGCTGTTCATGTCAAATATCACGTCAGACCGGCCCGCATCGTCCAGCACACGCAGCAAATAGCGGTAGCCTATATCGCCGGCGGTTATACCGTTGTTGTGCAGGCGTATATCTTTAATAATGTTATCTACAACCTTTGGTTTATCGCCCCCGCTTACCAGGCCCATGTACACCGCCATAGCGTTTGCAGTTTGGCTGCCGCTGCCATATTGGTTGGTTTGCGAGTTATAAAACTTATTGTTAAATGCTTGCTTCACTTCGGCAGCCAGGGCCGCGTATTTTTGTGAATCATCTGCCTTACCCAATATCCCGGCAATTTTGGTAAGCAGGGTTAAATCATAGTAATAAATAGCTGTAGCTGTTAA
This portion of the Inquilinus sp. KBS0705 genome encodes:
- a CDS encoding DUF1569 domain-containing protein → MKTVFDKDTRDQLINRINQLNENSTPLWGKMNIYQMLKHCVLAEEMYLGHAVYKRTLLGRVLGKWALKNMLKDETPMGHNAPTSPHFIVSQTTGDVAAEKARWIALTEAYATYSNPGLVHWFFGDMTREQVGQFVYKHTDHHLRQFNV